The following are encoded together in the Salmo trutta unplaced genomic scaffold, fSalTru1.1, whole genome shotgun sequence genome:
- the LOC115186292 gene encoding proteoglycan 4-like — protein MQSLMSIATQQRSSRAQQPLNNRVLQPPTNRVPHPLLSRQPRLNQPPDEATRQTSKLYFKLIQAIHHKEIIDKAISDRRFPSGMMRQVNRLTNFIKPSSPTDYTAAQVLQNTQQWMNNNMNILQIHYQTIIESLTQPPNTFNTLALHIAVGWAHKRYTHKLTHTTITTVETILNSSLETHYRQLPRTTLSYPTTELPFPSASPQPITTLAPGPLEQQQNPWHTASAQIQAPPQLNSLPTTSAPVPFSPTLEDFPPLPKLSPPGKPQASQKRSSPLGLRPAPAQCSVNQKLNNQHPPLPQTQSSTEIGIRTSTPSSPVAPSQTQIDVSNIALNNSPPHSKNNMAPTPPLSPKAKGKEIIRTPTSTSPHDPQRVNNPWTTQEHSIPSIIGPPSPTIDTNLELTTTNTSNLIQAPVEFHHRACSQPETLSAIATLPNPLVNTPTTKVYKHSNVSVKTWERISPLSLSPTGGARSGGETRTGQFRGK, from the coding sequence ATGCAGTCCCTTATGAGTATAGCAACGCAGCAACGCAGTAGTAGAGCCCAACAACCCCTTAATAACAGAGTCTTACAACCCCCCACTAATAGAGTCCCACACCCCCTTCTCAGCAGACAGCCACGCCTTAACCAACCCCCTGATGAGGCAACCAGGCAAACATCAAAACTGTACTTCAAGTTGATACAGGCCATCCATCATAAAGAAATCATTGATAAAGCCATCTCAGACCGTAGGTTCCCTAGTGGCATGATGAGACAGGTGAACAGACTCACCAATTTTATCAAGCCATCCTCACCCACAGATTACACTGCAGCTCAAGTACTACAGAACACACAGCAATGGATGAACAATAACATGAACATATTACAAATACACTACCAGACAATTATCGAATCACTCACACAACCACCCAATACATTCAACACTCTGGCATTGCACATAGCTGTGGGCTGGGCTCATAAGAGATACACACATAAACTGACACACACTACCATCACTACAGTGGAAACAATTTTGAATAGTTCCTTAGAAACTCACTACAGACAACTCCCTAGGACTACCCTTTCTTACCCCACTACAGAGCTCCCCTTCCCCTCAGCCTCCCCCCAGCCAATAACCACATTGGCTCCCGGGCCACTGGAACAACAACAGAACCCCTGGCATACAGCCTCAGCTCAAATACAGGCCCCACCACAGTTGAATTCTCTGCCCACCACCTCAGCACCAGTTCCTTTCTCACCAACGTTGGAGGACTTCCCTCCTTTACCCAAGCTCTCTCCTCCAGGTAAGCCTCAGGCCTCTCAAAAACGATCATCCCCACTGGGGCTACGCCCTGCCCCAGCACAGTGCTCTGTAAACCAGAAGCTAAATAATCAGCATCCTCCTCTTCCCCAGACACAATCTTCCACTGAGATAGGGATCCGTACCTCAACACCCTCTTCCCCAGTTGCACCTTCGCAGACACAGATAGATGTCAGCAATATTGCCCTAAACAACTCCCCACCTCATTCTAAGAACAACATGGCACCCACTCCCCCCCTTTCTCCCAAGGCAAAAGGAAAGGAGATTATAAGAACCCCTACCTCCACTTCCCCTCATGACCCACAGAGAGTAAACAACCCATGGACCACCCAGGAGCACAGTATCCCAAGCATCATTGGTCCCCCATCGCCCACCATAGACACCAACCTGGAATTGACAACCACTAACACCTCTAATTTAATCCAGGCCCCAGTTGAGTTCCACCATAGGGCCTGCAGCCAGCCAGAAACCCTCAGTGCTATAGCAACACTACCCAATCCCCTAGTTAACACCCCTACCACCAAGGTGTATAAACATAGTAATGTCTCAGTCAAAACCTGGGAAAGGATTTCACCACTATCGCTTTCACCAACAGGAGGCGCCAGATCAGGGGGTGAGACTAGGACTGGGCAGTTCAGGGGCAAATGA